The Acidobacteriota bacterium genome contains the following window.
GCCTTTCCCTTTTTCGTCTTCATACTTTTGTGCCAACACTTCGTCAAGCAAATCATGAAATCCCCAGGTTCCACGCTCGCCAGAGCGATTGATCACGGCGCGATAGGCCGGGGTCAGAATAGATTTCATCTTCTCGGTCATTTCCGGCAACAGGTACACGATGTCGGCTTCGGTCAAACTCGAAAGACGGACTTTGATTTTGTTCGGCGTGAAGACTTTGACTTCGGGCGTGTAGCCAGCGTCGCTGAACCCGGGCAGCGAATGCATTCCCTGCATCGTGTGGTATTCGCCGTGCGGGTCAACGATCATGACAGCGGCTCGGTTGTGCGGACGCAGCAATTCTTCGATCAGCACGCCCGCCAGATAACTTTTGCCCGAACCGGTCGAAGCCAGGACGGCCAGATGTGTTGAAACCACGTCTTTGACGGAAAGCACGACGGGCACATCGTCTTTTTTGCGGGTCAGCAACCAGCCGATGTGCGCGCCGCCCGCTTCGCCTTTTTGTTTGGGCGACAACATCTTGGCCAGCATTTCGTTCGAGGCCAAAAACACTTGCTGCCCCGGCGTCGGCGGAATGCGCGGGTTGATGAAATCGCCAATTTTCTCGTGAAAGTAGCCGATGGTTTCCACCGTGATTTCATAAATTTCGGCAGCTTCGACGTCCAAACCAATCAGACCGGCCACCTGTGACGGCGGGGTTGTTGGGTCCGCCAAAAAACTATCCGGCAGGTTCCGCACCAGATGGCGTTCGGCAATTGTGCCGACGATGTTCAGTTCATGTTCGCCGTCGCTGGCGGAGTAGTACACAAATTCGCCGACGCGCGAATGGACATTGTCCGTGGTGATAAACGTGAATTCGTGCGGATTTTCGCCGGGGCCTTTGACTGTGCCAATCAGGATTGTTTGCATAAATCGTTTCCGGGTGTCACGGGTTTTGAAATCAAGGCCGCATAGTAAACAACTCTTCGTTCTTCTGCTATCATCCGCGCGCTTGATTTCAGGTTGGCACAAAGGATTCCCCAGTCAACAGCCTGCCTCAGCCCGGAGGCATACGTTTTTGAGGTAAGCAGAATGCTAAACACAGTTCACCATCGCCCAGGATTCAGCCAGTTGCGAAAGCTCATTTGTCTGGTGGTACAGATCGCTGCCTTTGCCGTACTGGCATTTGCCCAAAGCGCCGACCGCGATGCTCGCGCGGCATTGTGGGACAGTTACAAGATGCCCGAAGGCAGATTCGTTCGATTCCTGGATCGTGAAAAAGGATTTTCGTTCTGGCATCCGCCGGATTGGAAAGAAAGCGTGACAGATCGTGGCAATCGGTTTTTCAGGCCGGCCCCGGAAGGCGTCAACCTGTTCGTTTTGACCGATGACATTCCGGACGGATACGGCGTTGCCAATTATTCCAGCGCGTTTTTGCAAGGTGTTCGCGATCAACCCGTCCAGCACGATTCACTGGTTGTTCGCCGCGTCTTCACGGGCGGTTTGGAATGGCGCGAGCTTTCGTATGATTTGGAAGCTCCGGGCGGTGGATTGGCCCATCAAACCGTCTGGATGACGGCGGTGGGTTCGCGTGTGTATGGATTCGTCTTATCCGTAGCCCAAGGGGAATTGGAATTTTACGAACCGATTTTGAAGCGCGTGGTTTTGACCGCGCATCTGGGCACAGATGGATTTCGGCGTGATGAGTTTGAAAATTTGCGTGCGAAGATTTCCGCCAATGCTCAGTCGCTGGCCGCAAGCGAACTGATCGCGGCGCAGATTGCGGATGATTTGCGAACCGCCAGGCAATCGTTCAGTGCAACGGTTGCACGTGTGAGCGAACTGTTCGACAAATCGCCCGACGCGGCATTTGATTTGTTGATTGATGCCGATCCACAGGTTCGCGCCGCAGCCATCACCGCGCTCGGCAACACGCGACAGGATGCGCTGGGCAACGAAGCGTTGATTTGGGCGCTATCGGATTCCGACGCGCTGGCCAGCACGGCAGCAGCAATAGGTTTGTCGGCTCGCGGCACTGTCGGCCTGGCGGCATTCAAAAGCAAATTCTCCGTTCCGCGCGCGCTAACTCCGGCGGCGATTGTTCGAGCCGGGCTTGCCTTTGGGCCGCAGGTTTCGCGCGATTTGATCGTCGAAATGCTCAACGACAACAGCGCTAACCAGCATCTGGCGGCACTGCAACTGGCAATTCAACAGGAACGTTTTGATTCGCCGCTGCCCCTGGCAAAACTATTCAATTCTCACCAGATCGGCGTTCTGCACGCCACCGTTGCTGTTTTGCAGCAGCACGGCAAAAGCAAAGCCCTCGCCGATTCGTCACCCGAGTTAGTCAAAATGCTGCGCGGTGATGCGGAAGTTTGGGCCGCGCGCGCGTTGGGCGAAATCGCCCCTGCGACGGTCACCGCAGAATTGGAA
Protein-coding sequences here:
- a CDS encoding ATP-binding protein; the protein is MQTILIGTVKGPGENPHEFTFITTDNVHSRVGEFVYYSASDGEHELNIVGTIAERHLVRNLPDSFLADPTTPPSQVAGLIGLDVEAAEIYEITVETIGYFHEKIGDFINPRIPPTPGQQVFLASNEMLAKMLSPKQKGEAGGAHIGWLLTRKKDDVPVVLSVKDVVSTHLAVLASTGSGKSYLAGVLIEELLRPHNRAAVMIVDPHGEYHTMQGMHSLPGFSDAGYTPEVKVFTPNKIKVRLSSLTEADIVYLLPEMTEKMKSILTPAYRAVINRSGERGTWGFHDLLDEVLAQKYEDEKGKGGGNSSTIDALEWRLRRRFEQSSIFSDHEHISLQDLFRPGQCTVLQLSEIDEHEQQVIVGTLLRRTNKARMATVRGNAHMGDESLPYPVFVLLEESHRYAPAGQQVVSTNILKTILSEGRKFGVGIGLITQRPGKLDQDVLSQCMTQFIMRIVNPIDQQTIASSVEGAGRRLLDELPALTKGQVIVSGVAVNTPVLCAVRERTTKHGGETIDAPAEWQKYFSESRKQQRDREAAPMIKPQPKGTKIDGWDV